A genomic window from Pyxidicoccus trucidator includes:
- a CDS encoding DUF1285 domain-containing protein, translated as MQPPTGQPPPGKRWHTREDSGIRLDATLRWWHDDEPIQHPKIIELFNSSLVLDDAGRYQLRIGNDWCYVQVEGAAYEVRTVDVTPDERVSIRLSDRTAEALDISSLHVEPDGVLSCRVKHGRAGARFSRDAQYQLGQLLEEGPDGGLLLCAGQNRLPLPVSLDALPVSA; from the coding sequence ATGCAACCTCCCACCGGACAGCCCCCTCCCGGCAAGCGCTGGCATACCCGCGAGGACAGCGGCATCCGACTCGATGCCACCCTGCGCTGGTGGCACGACGACGAGCCCATCCAGCACCCGAAAATCATCGAGCTCTTCAACAGCTCGCTGGTGCTGGACGACGCTGGCCGCTACCAGCTCCGCATCGGCAATGACTGGTGCTACGTCCAGGTGGAGGGAGCCGCCTACGAGGTGCGCACGGTGGACGTCACCCCGGACGAGCGGGTCTCCATCCGGCTGAGTGACCGCACCGCCGAGGCGCTGGACATCTCCTCGCTGCACGTGGAGCCGGACGGTGTCCTGTCCTGCCGCGTGAAGCATGGCCGGGCCGGGGCGCGCTTCTCGCGTGATGCCCAGTACCAGCTTGGCCAGCTCCTGGAGGAGGGGCCCGACGGGGGCCTCCTCTTGTGCGCCGGTCAGAATCGGCTCCCCCTCCCCGTGTCCCTGGACGCGCTACCCGTGTCCGCCTAG
- the def gene encoding peptide deformylase → MVREILIWPDPVLKQKARPVAKVNDAVRVLVKDMFETMYSSEGVGLAAPQVGVLQRVIVLDTTHSQPESKPIAMINPEIIGMEGETSYKEGCLSIPGESEDVDRAAIVTVKFLDEEGQEQTLRCDGLLAIAVQHETDHLNGTVFVDHVSTLKRELIRNRMKRFKSARERELGSQASR, encoded by the coding sequence ATGGTTCGCGAGATCCTGATCTGGCCCGACCCCGTCCTGAAGCAGAAGGCCCGGCCCGTGGCGAAGGTGAACGACGCCGTCCGAGTCCTGGTGAAGGACATGTTCGAGACGATGTACTCCTCCGAGGGTGTGGGGCTCGCCGCCCCGCAGGTGGGTGTGCTCCAGCGCGTCATCGTCCTGGACACCACGCACAGCCAGCCCGAGTCCAAGCCCATCGCGATGATCAACCCGGAGATCATCGGCATGGAGGGCGAGACGAGCTACAAGGAGGGCTGCCTGTCCATCCCCGGCGAGTCCGAGGACGTGGACCGGGCCGCCATCGTCACCGTGAAGTTCCTCGACGAGGAGGGCCAGGAGCAGACGCTGCGCTGCGACGGGCTGCTCGCCATCGCCGTGCAGCACGAGACGGACCACCTCAACGGCACCGTCTTCGTGGACCACGTCTCCACGCTCAAGCGCGAGCTCATCCGCAACCGGATGAAGCGCTTCAAGTCCGCGCGCGAGCGCGAGCTGGGCTCGCAGGCTTCCCGGTAG
- the nth gene encoding endonuclease III, whose amino-acid sequence MLGLAAGVTYNGRVPRRETVAEKKQRALAVMDRLQADMPDARIELDYRTPLELLVAVILSAQCTDKRVNLVTPALFQRFPDARAYAGAEPTDVEPFIRTCGLYRAKAKNIVAAARALVEEHAGQVPLRRSVLEQLPGVGRKTAGVVCIHLGGDAAFPVDTHVKRLAYRLGFTTQEDPDKVETDMQAVLPPERWTLGHQLLVWHGRRTCFARSPECGRCVVADLCPKKGVRAAGRGAEAEPREAPAAGPATGKPASPARARART is encoded by the coding sequence GTGCTTGGGCTCGCCGCAGGGGTGACATACAACGGCCGCGTGCCTCGACGTGAGACGGTGGCGGAGAAGAAGCAGCGAGCCCTGGCGGTGATGGACCGGCTGCAGGCCGACATGCCGGATGCCCGCATCGAGCTGGACTACCGGACACCCCTGGAGCTGCTGGTGGCCGTCATCCTTTCCGCGCAGTGCACGGACAAGCGCGTCAACCTCGTCACGCCCGCCCTCTTCCAGCGCTTCCCCGACGCCCGCGCCTACGCCGGAGCAGAACCCACGGACGTGGAGCCGTTCATCCGCACCTGCGGCCTCTACCGCGCCAAGGCGAAGAACATCGTCGCCGCCGCCCGGGCCCTCGTGGAGGAGCATGCCGGGCAGGTCCCCCTCCGGCGGAGCGTGCTGGAGCAGCTGCCGGGCGTGGGCCGCAAGACGGCGGGCGTGGTGTGCATACACCTGGGCGGCGACGCGGCCTTCCCCGTGGACACCCACGTGAAGCGGCTGGCGTACCGGCTCGGCTTCACCACCCAGGAGGACCCGGACAAGGTGGAGACGGACATGCAGGCCGTGCTGCCCCCGGAGCGGTGGACCCTGGGGCACCAGTTGCTGGTGTGGCACGGACGGCGGACGTGCTTCGCCCGCTCGCCCGAGTGCGGGCGCTGCGTCGTCGCGGACCTGTGCCCGAAGAAGGGCGTGCGGGCCGCGGGAAGGGGCGCGGAAGCGGAGCCTCGCGAGGCCCCGGCCGCCGGGCCCGCTACCGGGAAGCCTGCGAGCCCAGCTCGCGCTCGCGCGCGGACTTGA
- a CDS encoding alpha/beta fold hydrolase — protein sequence MDAWRWGVWVLVAVLALVLWNVVWVAAVRRWYRPRTELPQALRARCDDGWELVVHARRAPVRRFEEPVLLCHGLAANRYTFDFEPPYSVAHYLAEAGFDCFSVEWRGTGHSREPPRGRRYTDFTIDDHILHDGPALLELALKETGAKRAFWLGHSLGGLVGYGVAQGADGAKLAGLLTLGAPVHFKSGPLMRSLIAMGVRAAWPARFRQEWMSASLAPFLGYVTLPLSDLLVNPEHIPPRIQRQVYANMMSSMSRKVLLQFQDWIEHDAFRSFDRVTDWRAGISRLQLPLLVMGGSSDRLATQENVESQFALATSPDRTLHVFGRDHGDKMDYGHGDLVFGTGAPQEVYPVIREWLEQHATLLPSASVPPPA from the coding sequence ATGGATGCTTGGCGGTGGGGCGTGTGGGTGCTGGTCGCCGTGCTCGCCCTGGTGCTGTGGAACGTCGTATGGGTAGCAGCCGTGCGGCGGTGGTACCGCCCCCGGACGGAGCTGCCCCAGGCCCTGCGCGCCCGATGCGACGACGGCTGGGAGCTGGTCGTCCACGCGAGGCGGGCCCCGGTGCGCCGTTTCGAGGAGCCGGTGCTGCTGTGCCATGGGCTCGCGGCCAACCGGTACACCTTCGACTTCGAGCCACCCTACTCGGTAGCACACTACCTGGCCGAGGCCGGCTTCGACTGCTTCAGCGTCGAGTGGCGTGGCACCGGCCACTCGCGGGAGCCGCCCAGGGGCCGACGCTATACGGACTTCACCATCGACGACCACATCCTTCATGACGGGCCGGCGCTGCTGGAGCTGGCGCTGAAGGAGACAGGGGCGAAGCGGGCCTTCTGGCTCGGCCACTCGCTGGGGGGGCTGGTGGGCTACGGGGTGGCCCAGGGCGCTGACGGCGCGAAGCTGGCCGGGCTGCTCACCCTGGGAGCACCCGTGCACTTCAAGTCCGGGCCCCTGATGCGCTCGCTCATCGCCATGGGCGTGCGCGCCGCGTGGCCCGCGCGCTTCCGCCAGGAGTGGATGAGCGCCAGCCTCGCGCCCTTCCTCGGCTACGTCACCCTCCCCCTGTCCGATTTGCTCGTGAATCCCGAGCACATCCCTCCGCGCATCCAGCGGCAGGTCTACGCGAACATGATGTCGTCGATGAGCCGCAAGGTGCTGCTCCAGTTCCAGGACTGGATTGAGCACGACGCGTTCCGCTCGTTCGACCGCGTCACGGACTGGCGCGCGGGAATCTCCCGGCTGCAGCTGCCCCTGCTCGTCATGGGCGGCAGCTCGGACCGGCTGGCCACACAGGAGAACGTGGAGTCCCAGTTCGCGCTCGCCACCTCGCCAGACCGCACGCTGCATGTCTTCGGCAGGGACCACGGCGACAAGATGGACTACGGGCACGGGGACCTCGTCTTCGGCACCGGCGCGCCGCAGGAGGTCTACCCCGTCATCCGGGAGTGGCTGGAGCAACACGCCACGCTCCTGCCCTCCGCGTCCGTGCCGCCTCCGGCCTGA
- a CDS encoding CinA family nicotinamide mononucleotide deamidase-related protein: MRVELLCTGDELVTGLITDTNSTYLEARLFDLGVKVERVVLVGDVKPDITHALLAAASRADVVVVSGGLGPTSDDFTLECAAAAAGVPLEEDARVLGWLKERYAERGMSSPLNAGQLRMARIPQGSEPVRNPAGSAPLVILTLGRCRLFFLPGVPREFKALLEGEVLPRIRTWLEAEPGRTSRAFRLLRTVGLGESTLDLQVMPLAPSHPQVVFGFRTHAPENHLKLMSEAPSQAQADAALAAAEADCRRVLGAHVFGADAEEYAPALLGLLGRAGATLAAAESCTGGLIAQQLTAVPGASSVFIGGAVVYAEKMKTAWVGVPPEVLERHTAVSRETAVAMAEGVRAACGTTYGLSVTGYAGPGGGTPEDPVGTVYCALAGAGMPTRCDRITLSGDRDRVRLFAASHTLEMLRRHLLAAPTTP; encoded by the coding sequence ATGCGCGTCGAGCTGCTGTGCACCGGTGACGAGCTCGTCACCGGCCTCATCACGGACACCAACAGCACGTACCTGGAGGCCCGCCTCTTCGACCTGGGAGTGAAGGTCGAGCGCGTGGTGCTGGTCGGGGACGTGAAGCCGGACATCACCCATGCGCTGCTGGCCGCGGCCTCCCGCGCCGACGTGGTGGTGGTGTCCGGGGGGCTGGGCCCCACGTCGGACGACTTCACGCTCGAGTGCGCCGCCGCCGCCGCGGGTGTGCCGCTGGAGGAGGACGCCCGGGTGCTCGGCTGGCTGAAGGAGCGCTACGCCGAGAGGGGCATGTCGTCGCCCCTCAACGCCGGGCAGCTGCGCATGGCGCGCATCCCCCAGGGCTCCGAGCCGGTGCGCAACCCGGCGGGCTCCGCGCCCCTCGTCATCCTCACCCTGGGGCGCTGCCGGCTCTTCTTCCTCCCCGGCGTGCCGCGCGAGTTCAAGGCCCTGCTGGAAGGCGAGGTGCTGCCTCGCATCCGGACGTGGCTGGAGGCGGAGCCCGGCCGCACGAGCCGTGCCTTCCGCCTGCTGCGCACGGTGGGCCTGGGTGAGTCGACGCTGGACCTGCAGGTGATGCCCCTGGCGCCGAGCCACCCGCAGGTGGTGTTCGGCTTCCGCACGCACGCGCCGGAGAACCACCTGAAGCTGATGTCCGAGGCTCCCTCGCAGGCCCAGGCCGACGCCGCGCTCGCCGCCGCCGAGGCGGACTGTCGGCGGGTGCTGGGCGCTCACGTGTTCGGCGCCGACGCCGAGGAGTACGCCCCGGCGCTGCTGGGCCTGCTCGGAAGGGCAGGGGCCACGCTGGCGGCGGCGGAGAGCTGCACCGGGGGCCTCATCGCCCAGCAGCTCACGGCGGTGCCGGGCGCCAGCAGCGTCTTCATCGGAGGCGCGGTGGTGTACGCGGAGAAGATGAAGACCGCGTGGGTGGGAGTCCCTCCGGAGGTGCTGGAGCGCCACACCGCCGTGTCGCGTGAGACGGCCGTTGCCATGGCCGAGGGCGTGCGCGCCGCTTGCGGCACCACATATGGCCTGTCGGTGACGGGCTACGCCGGTCCGGGCGGTGGCACGCCGGAGGACCCGGTAGGCACCGTGTACTGCGCGCTGGCCGGCGCGGGGATGCCCACCCGCTGCGACCGCATCACCCTCTCCGGCGACCGCGACCGCGTGCGCCTGTTCGCCGCTTCCCACACCCTGGAAATGCTGCGGCGGCACCTGCTCGCCGCGCCCACCACCCCATGA
- a CDS encoding HU family DNA-binding protein → MTKAELVEVVAAQTRLTKKSAAQILDIVFTNIGKAVKKDARFSYPGFGTWSVRSRKARKIRNPQTNEMMKLKASKTIGFRPAKELKNSL, encoded by the coding sequence ATGACCAAGGCAGAGCTCGTCGAGGTGGTGGCGGCGCAGACACGTCTCACCAAGAAGTCCGCGGCGCAGATCCTCGACATCGTCTTCACCAACATCGGCAAGGCGGTGAAGAAGGACGCCCGCTTCAGCTACCCCGGCTTCGGCACCTGGTCGGTGCGCTCGCGCAAGGCGCGGAAGATCCGCAACCCGCAGACGAACGAGATGATGAAGCTGAAGGCCTCGAAGACCATCGGCTTCCGGCCCGCCAAGGAGCTGAAGAACTCGCTGTAG
- a CDS encoding M23 family metallopeptidase: MRRPSLLFLLTACACAAPRAEPKMSFEELYGASRSQPPAPASVDGPAPAVSPDTYLSTPETLQAALASFAERARVYRTQVARGGTMPATQVANWEAMNRAMDGFLARPMGGADLRDLGRARSVLESELEQDGRAYGDMPGALAEAVVQRVGRLALLLAELRRVAHPEEAEGHPRLAWPLAPVSITSLFGQRWHPVTGEHRRHLGVDLAASQGQAIYTAERGVVLRAGWNGDHGNQVEVQHAGRWVTRYSHLSRVLVEPGEVLERGDALGLAGETGLATGVHLHFELWRDGQPLDPLDALGGDEASPVEVPPMALGREAVGPATNQGRRPVGQRP; encoded by the coding sequence GTGCGCCGCCCGAGCCTCCTCTTCCTCCTCACTGCCTGTGCCTGCGCCGCTCCCCGCGCGGAGCCGAAGATGAGCTTCGAGGAGCTGTATGGCGCCTCGCGCTCGCAGCCGCCCGCGCCAGCAAGCGTGGACGGCCCTGCCCCCGCCGTGTCGCCGGACACGTACCTGTCCACACCCGAGACGCTCCAGGCCGCGCTCGCCTCGTTCGCGGAGCGGGCCCGGGTCTACCGCACGCAGGTGGCCCGGGGCGGGACGATGCCCGCGACGCAGGTGGCGAACTGGGAGGCCATGAACCGGGCCATGGACGGTTTCCTGGCGCGGCCGATGGGGGGAGCGGACCTACGCGACCTGGGGCGGGCCCGGAGCGTGCTGGAGTCCGAGCTGGAGCAGGACGGCCGTGCGTACGGTGACATGCCGGGCGCGCTGGCGGAGGCGGTGGTGCAGCGCGTGGGGCGGCTCGCGTTGCTCCTGGCGGAATTGCGCCGCGTGGCGCACCCGGAGGAGGCAGAGGGGCACCCGCGCCTCGCGTGGCCGCTGGCCCCGGTCTCCATCACCAGCCTCTTCGGCCAGCGCTGGCACCCGGTGACGGGCGAGCACCGCCGCCACCTGGGCGTGGACCTGGCCGCGAGCCAGGGGCAGGCCATCTACACCGCCGAGAGGGGCGTGGTGCTGCGCGCCGGGTGGAATGGCGACCACGGCAACCAGGTGGAGGTGCAGCACGCGGGCCGCTGGGTGACGCGCTACAGCCACCTGTCCCGTGTGCTGGTGGAGCCGGGAGAAGTCCTTGAGCGCGGCGACGCGCTGGGCCTGGCGGGTGAGACGGGGCTGGCCACGGGCGTCCACCTGCACTTCGAGCTGTGGCGGGACGGCCAGCCGCTGGATCCGCTGGATGCGCTGGGCGGCGACGAGGCGTCCCCGGTGGAGGTGCCGCCCATGGCCCTGGGTCGCGAGGCCGTGGGCCCCGCAACGAATCAGGGGCGCCGCCCGGTGGGTCAGCGCCCCTGA
- the pssA gene encoding CDP-diacylglycerol--serine O-phosphatidyltransferase codes for MMKLRKLMFVLPNLFTVTSIFCGFYAITLCSGEAGPVQFYQAALAIFFAMFFDGFDGRVARLTKTQSDFGVQLDSLADVISFGAAPGLLVYKWALAPLGFAGLFISFAFAACGALRLARFNVLAARNPHGGGGRFFVGLPIPIAAGMLVSVIISHHAAAGGEPLAAAAAVPMAVAVAALSLLMVSTVRYRTFKDARPNRKSALAFMLMVLGGVVIATQFHPAWVLVACCGAYLALGLVESAVQVRSHLVARKVASGAVAAVAVASVIDDEDEEDEDSEAEAGPGNDGPAYL; via the coding sequence ATGATGAAGCTGCGGAAACTGATGTTCGTGCTTCCGAACCTTTTCACCGTCACGTCCATCTTCTGTGGCTTCTACGCCATCACCCTCTGCTCGGGTGAGGCGGGTCCGGTGCAGTTCTACCAGGCGGCCCTGGCCATCTTCTTCGCCATGTTCTTCGACGGGTTCGACGGCCGGGTGGCCCGCCTGACGAAGACGCAGAGCGACTTCGGGGTGCAGCTCGACAGCCTGGCGGACGTCATCTCGTTCGGGGCCGCGCCGGGCCTCCTGGTCTACAAGTGGGCGCTCGCGCCCCTGGGCTTCGCGGGCCTGTTCATCTCCTTCGCGTTCGCCGCGTGCGGCGCGCTGCGGCTGGCGCGCTTCAACGTGCTGGCGGCGCGCAACCCGCACGGTGGTGGTGGCCGCTTCTTCGTGGGGCTGCCCATCCCGATTGCCGCCGGAATGCTGGTGTCGGTCATCATCTCCCACCACGCGGCGGCGGGGGGCGAGCCCCTGGCGGCCGCGGCGGCCGTGCCCATGGCGGTGGCCGTGGCGGCGCTGTCCCTGCTGATGGTGTCCACGGTGCGCTACCGCACCTTCAAGGACGCGCGGCCGAATCGGAAGAGCGCGCTGGCCTTCATGCTGATGGTGCTTGGCGGGGTGGTGATTGCCACGCAGTTCCATCCGGCCTGGGTGCTGGTGGCGTGCTGCGGGGCGTACCTGGCGCTCGGGCTGGTGGAGTCCGCGGTGCAGGTGCGCAGCCACCTGGTGGCTCGCAAGGTGGCCTCTGGCGCGGTGGCCGCGGTGGCTGTCGCCTCCGTCATCGACGACGAGGACGAAGAGGACGAGGACTCCGAGGCCGAGGCCGGCCCGGGCAACGACGGCCCCGCCTACCTGTAG
- the ltaE gene encoding low-specificity L-threonine aldolase has product MKPIDFRSDTVTKPTPAMRRAIAEAEVADDVYGEDPTVLRLEERVAERLGLEAAVFTPSGTQANQIAIGVHCRQGDEVLTEAGSHIIQYEGGAVPALWGVQPQPLPGQRGLLTPEQVTESVRAENIHAPRTRLLSLENTHNRGGGSVWPVERFRAVVEAARRAKLAVHLDGARLFNAEVAAGVPVSAWSKLTDSTSVCFSKGLGAPVGSVLAGRADVILEARRLRKRLGGGMRQAGILAAAALYALDHHVARLAEDHANARRLAAGLAEVPGVKVDATQVETNMVFAEFSRPASEMVALLATQGVLTNPAGGPRSLRLVTHLDVSAADIDEAVARIRRAVA; this is encoded by the coding sequence ATGAAGCCCATCGACTTCCGCTCCGACACCGTCACGAAGCCCACCCCCGCCATGCGCCGCGCCATCGCCGAGGCCGAGGTGGCGGACGACGTCTACGGCGAGGACCCCACCGTGCTCCGTTTGGAGGAGCGGGTGGCCGAGCGGCTCGGGTTGGAGGCGGCCGTCTTCACGCCGTCGGGCACGCAGGCGAACCAGATTGCCATCGGCGTGCACTGCCGCCAGGGCGACGAGGTCCTCACCGAGGCGGGCAGCCACATCATCCAGTACGAGGGCGGCGCGGTGCCGGCGCTCTGGGGCGTGCAGCCGCAGCCGCTGCCGGGCCAGCGCGGCCTGCTGACGCCGGAGCAGGTGACGGAGTCGGTGCGCGCGGAGAACATCCACGCCCCGCGCACGCGCCTGCTGTCGCTGGAGAACACTCACAACCGGGGGGGCGGCTCGGTGTGGCCGGTGGAGCGCTTCCGCGCGGTGGTGGAGGCGGCGCGCCGGGCGAAGCTGGCGGTGCACCTGGATGGAGCGCGCCTGTTCAACGCCGAGGTGGCCGCGGGCGTCCCGGTGTCCGCGTGGTCGAAGCTGACGGACTCGACGTCGGTGTGCTTCTCCAAGGGCCTGGGGGCGCCGGTGGGCTCGGTGCTGGCGGGTCGGGCGGACGTCATCCTCGAGGCGCGTCGGCTGCGCAAGCGGCTGGGGGGCGGCATGCGGCAGGCGGGCATCCTCGCGGCGGCGGCGCTGTACGCGCTGGACCACCACGTGGCCCGGCTCGCCGAGGACCACGCCAACGCGCGCCGGCTGGCCGCGGGGCTGGCGGAAGTCCCGGGCGTGAAGGTGGACGCGACGCAGGTGGAGACGAACATGGTCTTCGCGGAGTTCTCGCGGCCCGCGTCGGAGATGGTGGCGCTGCTGGCCACGCAGGGGGTGCTGACCAATCCCGCGGGCGGCCCGCGCTCGCTGCGGCTGGTGACCCACCTGGACGTGTCCGCCGCGGACATCGACGAGGCCGTGGCCCGCATCCGCCGCGCCGTGGCCTGA